Proteins found in one Pieris napi chromosome 6, ilPieNapi1.2, whole genome shotgun sequence genomic segment:
- the LOC125050583 gene encoding putative vitellogenin receptor isoform X1, giving the protein MVLLIFFLCCLATSSAQFIDEFQDFNIECQGEGVFECRSGDCILQEQFCDGHYDCKDGSDENFCVNQDPDEKHCNETHQYLCGDGHKCIPNSRVCNSSPDCDDGSDEMNCSVIVISPNATCKGFSCDSNRCISKFWMCDGDYDCSDKTDEDIVTTCRHVLRPHKVNTGRDCYSDAFAFREKEFKCLDKSFCLPKDSMCDGIKDCKDGSDEGVFCQSWHTMCSNFSCNGRDCSPDRSGPYCDCGSPHFKYNYTTQTCESAKNCFDDIPWCSHYCHPSGDVFRCTCDEGYITDIASYLCYATGPEAMLLFSTRNDIRYIKLKSKEQRVLASGIKQGHGVSSDGTFVYWVEIAAGHQAIIRAQIENVAETKQVLLALGLEDPGDIAVDWLGGNFYFTDVRRGIIGVCKTDGSMCTVLKAQTKKPRFVTLDPRKGEMYWADWQDKAVILRSRMDGTKPDIIVDEMGKFGPTGMALDSPNDRLYFVDGVIKIVKLFDLKVYSLFEEPYHDPYTIVVFENTVFWSDWTSATIHSTDKLHSTVRKNLLMTLKEPVFDMHLYHPLLMPDKVNPCRHSGCSHICVPTSNVTFTCLCPEGMELFGKICKTSPDYHPQYLIVGGGSLFTRIQYDVLGNPETHATHFNIERVQAMAYDNFRGTLYVYDGHRKSINYIDLKDFSLGVTHLFVYNSLENVVDMGYDYVSDALYILDAGRGMIDVISLRTKERTLVYRFPSQEIPISFCILPDYGRLVVAVFESEVKKGINIDSMGLDGDDRKHIITKMIYGPNIRLQYSSELDVVYLADEYGVIDHFHPEGTGRERFREFTSTLESFAVTDTHVFWTDRETKRLYWADVHRAGYVIRRMELSLFPNNTLLHLQATYAPYSLNNTLLKHVCHQNKTPCSHICVQVSHPLPQDLEMGFKCLCPVGLVQVNNTCEEIALCKHNEHYCHRSNKCFASSKKCDGHKDCQFGEDEENCSSGTTTSNPLCRYDQKMCFAKCIGKNDVCEEKKEKAPPICSKTQSICDDSSMCIESSMLCDGYSDCPDGSDELPSVCDTLICKESEFRCSTGYCVPATWRCDRALDCIDGSDEINCTAFNKTCPEGFHQCSDGSCIELEKRCDGNYDCFDASDEDKCDLPEVAVTEVTRPCRQLEFSCKRNNTTICLPLTARCNGKVDCAGGLDEAGCDFFCAPRGKYSCKQELVCVAKSQLCNGVNDCTDGSDETADACLKVNKTMPIKKIELPSHECGKLYKCKNGDCLDWKRVCNNRKDCEDGTDEGRNCTAHCENCPSICRHTPEGPICVCALGFSKVGDTCVDDDECRLDHCSHNCINTPGSFVCTCHPGYELRYDRRSCKSLNGDATLLYIQNNSIWLLISHHHFLEHSYGDKNITDFDFDKGLNKLYVAVPETGEIIEVNKNLTKPTTTAIGNIGRPTEISVDWATGNIYFVDEKPKGSVIRVCNFARKSCARLHNIPFKVTSLTVDSMNSIMFYCVNQGNSSQVQSASLAGKGVKNVTSVNNCTGLAMDGHLKILYILDNPGKLWKSTFEGHKTLVYNDEVTMIFAHSPTLFEDHIYFLNNSQVIRCFLFGHKTCQIFANINASSFAIRRENTYTDVCEKKECSGVCVLDNGPACVCADGSLSDGVCPSLNQAETPLINGERPPAKKSKWYYLLYVLLTTVLTTSIVFLSYKLCKCSRPHSDNYRRVRFWNQSDPVAEVVSSVVEVPTAGGVNREYVNPLQFVRNAWSTTFHRGTSVVTEAQVMETQLCISDTESDIDMNEHKTLLRLR; this is encoded by the exons atggTCCTCCTTATTTTCTTTCTCTGCTGTTTGGCTACTTCATCCGCTCAATTTATAGATGAGTTTCAAGATTTTAACATAGAATGTCAGGGTGAGGGTGTTTTTGAGTGCAGAAGTGGGGATTGTATACTTCAGGAGCAGTTTTGCGATGGTCATTACGACTGTAAGGATGGTAGTGATGAGAACTTTTGCG ttaACCAAGACCCTGATGAGAAGCACTGCAATGAAACACACCAATATCTTTGTGGTGACGGCCACAAATGTATCCCCAACTCTCGGGTTTGCAATTCGAGTCCAGATTGTGATGATGGCAGCGATGAAATGAACTGTAGCGTTATTGTCATATCTCCTAAT GCAACATGTAAGGGGTTTTCCTGTGACTCCAACCGCTGCATATCGAAGTTCTGGATGTGCGATGGCGACTATGACTGCTCGGATAAAACTGATGAAGATATAGTTACGACATGTC GCCACGTGTTGCGGCCTCACAAAGTAAACACAGGACGCGATTGCTATTCCGATGCTTTTGCATTCCGAGAAAAAGAATTTAAGTGCTTGGACAAATCTTTCTGTCTGCCCAAAGACAGCATGTGTGATGGTATTAAGGATTGTAAAGATGGCAGTGACGAAGGGGTATTCTGTCAGAGTT GGCATACGATGTGTTCCAATTTCTCATGCAACGGCAGAGACTGCTCTCCAGATCGTTCTGGTCCATACTGCGACTGCGGCAGCcctcattttaaatataactacaCGACACAAACCTGTGAAAGTGCGAAAAACTGTTTTGATGACATTCCGTGGTGCTCACATTACTGTCACCCGAGTGGTGATGTGTTTAGATGTACGTGCGACGAGGGATATATCACGGACATCGCGAGTTACCTTTGCTACGCCACCG gCCCTGAAGCTATGCTATTATTTAGCACACGCAATGATATCCGATACATTAAGCTGAAATCTAAAGAACAGCGGGTGTTGGCGTCAGGAATTAAACAG GGTCACGGAGTGTCATCGGACGGTACGTTCGTATACTGGGTAGAGATAGCGGCGGGTCATCAAGCTATCATCAGAGCACAAATTGAGAATGTTGCTGAAACGAAACAG GTGCTGTTGGCGTTAGGTCTAGAGGACCCAGGCGATATAGCGGTCGATTGGCTGGGAgggaatttttatttcacgGACGTACGGCGTGGCATCATCGGCGTGTGTAAAACCGACGGTTCTATGTGCACCGTTTTAAAAGCCCAAACGAAGAAACCTCGATTTGTCACCCTGGATCCTAGAAAGGG AGAAATGTACTGGGCCGATTGGCAAGACAAGGCGGTGATACTGAGGTCTCGCATGGATGGCACAAAGCCGGATATCATAGTGGACGAAATGGGGAAATTCGGTCCCACTGGGATGGCTTTGGACAGCCCTAATGATAGATTATATTTCGTCGATGGTGTTATTAAAATCGTTAAGCTGTTCGATCTTAAAGTATAC TCTCTCTTCGAAGAGCCATACCACGATCCGTACACTATAGTTGTGTTTGAGAACACTGTGTTCTGGAGCGACTGGACCTCGGCAACCATCCACAGCACTGACAAACTACACAGTACCGTCAGAAAAAATCTTCTTATGACATTAAAGGAACCCGTCTTTG ACATGCACTTATATCACCCGCTTCTGATGCCAGATAAAGTAAACCCGTGTAGGCACAGTGGCTGCTCGCACATTTGCGTACCGACATCCAATGTTACCTTCACTTGTCTATGCCCTGAGGGTATGGAACTCTTTGGAAAGATTTGCAAAA CCAGTCCCGATTATCACCCGCAATACCTAATAGTGGGCGGCGGATCTTTATTTACGCGCATTCAATATGATGTATTGGGAAACCCAGAGACACACGCGACCCATTTTAACATCGAACGCGTACAAGCTATGGCTTATGATAACTTTAGAG GTACCCTCTACGTGTACGATGGTCATAGGAAATCGATCAATTATATCGACTTGAAGGACTTTTCATTAGGCGTCACTCACCTGTTTGTCTACAATTCCTTAGAAAACGTTGTAGATATGGGATAtg attacgTTTCGGATGCCTTGTACATATTGGACGCTGGTCGCGGTATGATAGACGTCATCTCTCTCAGAACTAAAGAGAGGACTTTGGTGTATCGGTTCCCCAGTCAGGAAATACCTATTAGCTTTTGTATTTTACCGGATTACGG ACGCTTGGTAGTGGCTGTGTTTGAGAGCGAAGTGaaaaaaggaataaatatCGATAGTATGGGACTGGACGGAGATGATAGgaaacatattattacaaaaatgatATATG GTCCAAATATACGTCTGCAGTATTCGTCGGAGCTGGATGTCGTCTACTTAGCAGATGAATACGGTGTTATCGATCATTTTCACCCAGAAG GTACGGGAAGGGAACGATTCCGCGAATTTACTTCTACCCTCGAAAGTTTTGCCGTTACGGACACACATGTATTTTGGACAGACAGAGAAACAAAACGTTTGTACTGGGCAGATGTTCACAGGGCTGGCTATGTAATACGACGGATGGAATTAT ctttGTTTCCCAACAACACTTTGCTCCACCTACAAGCTACGTATGCCCCATATTCCCTCAACAACACCCTTTTAAAGCATGTCTGCCATCAAAACAAGACCCCGTGCTCCCATATTTGTGTCCAAGTCTCCCACCCCTTGCCCCAGGACCTCGAAATGGGATTTAAGTGCCTCTGCCCCGTGGGGCTGGTGCAGGTTAACAACACCTGCGAAGAAATAGCGCTTTGTAAGCATAATGAACATTATTGTCATAGAAGCAATAAATGTTTCGCATCGAGTAAGAAATGTGATGGTCACAAGGATTGTCAGTTTGGCGAGGATGAAGAAAATTGCTCat cAGGTACCACTACGAGCAATCCACTATGTCGATACGACCAGAAAATGTGTTTTGCTAAATGCATTGGTAAAAATGATGTTTGCGaggaaaagaaagaaaaag CCCCCCCTATCTGTAGTAAAACACAAAGTATATGCGATGATTCATCAATGTGCATCGAATCAAGCATGCTATGCGACGGCTATAGCGACTGCCCTGATGGTAGCGACGAGCTCCCATCCGTTTGCGACACTTTAATTTGTAAAGAATCCGAGTTTAG GTGTTCTACTGGATACTGCGTTCCAGCAACTTGGCGATGCGACAGAGCCTTGGACTGCATCGATGGCTCCGACGAAATTAATTGta CAGCCTTTAACAAGACCTGCCCTGAAGGTTTCCACCAATGTAGCGACGGAAGTTGTATAGAGTTGGAGAAGCGATGCGACGGGAACTACGACTGCTTCGACGCATCCGATGAAGACAAATGCGATCTGCCTGAAGTAGCCGTTACG GAAGTCACCCGTCCTTGCCGTCAATTGGAATTTAGTTGTAAGCGAAACAACACAACGATTTGTTTGCCGCTTACTGCTCG GTGTAACGGCAAGGTGGATTGCGCTGGAGGCCTCGACGAAGCAGGGTGCGACTTCTTTTGTGCCCCGAGAGGGAAGTATTCATGCAAACAGGAGTTGGTGTGCGTCGCGAAGAGTCAGTTGTGCAATGGCGTAAATGATTGTACTGACGGATCCGACGAGACCGCCGACGCTTGTTTGAAAG TGAACAAAACAATgccgataaaaaaaattgagttacCTTCTCACGAATGCGGCAAGTTATACAAGTGCAAGAACGGAGATTGCCTGGACTGGAAAAGGGTGTGTAACAACAGGAAGGACTGTGAGGACGGCACCGATGAGGGTAGAAACTGCA CGGCCCACTGCGAGAATTGTCCAAGTATCTGCCGGCATACCCCAGAGGGTCCTATCTGTGTCTGTGCCCTCGGCTTCTCCAAGGTCGGAGACACCTGTGTCGATGATGACGAGTGTAGGCTCGACCACTGTTCGCATAACTGTATTAATACGCCTGGCTCGTTCGTCTGCACTTGTCATCCTGGATACGAGCTGAG ATACGATCGTCGCTCATGCAAATCGTTAAACGGCGATGCGACCTTACTGTACATTCAAAACAACTCAATCTGGCTGCTCATTTCGCACCATCACTTCCTCGAACACTCCTACGGGGACAAGAATATCACGGACTTCGATTTCGATAAGGG GCTGAATAAATTATACGTAGCCGTGCCTGAAACAGGAGAAATAATCGAAGTGAATAAAAACCTCACAAAACCTACGACCACTGCCATCGGGAATATCGGCAGACCCACAGAG aTCTCAGTGGACTGGGCTACCGGAAACATTTACTTTGTGGACGAGAAGCCAAAAGGAAGTGTCATAAGAGTTTGTAATTTTGCGAGAAAATCTTGTGCCAGGCTTCACAACATACCGTTTaag GTGACGTCGCTGACAGTAGACTCAATGAACTCTATTATGTTCTACTGTGTGAACCAGGGTAACAGTAGCCAAGTCCAATCGGCATCTCTGGCCGGCAAGGGCGTCAAAAACGTGACGTCGGTTAACAACTGTACAGGGTTGGCCATGGATGgccatttaaaaattttatatattttagacaaCCCTGGTAAATTATGGAAGAGTACCTTTGAAGGACATAA GACCCTGGTATACAATGACGAAGTAACCATGATCTTCGCCCACAGCCCTACACTATTCGAAGACCACATTTATTTCCTAAATAATAGCCAAGTGATCCGTTGTTTCCTATTCGGTCATAAAACGTGTCAAATATTTGCGAATATAAACGCCTCGAGCTTCGCGATTCGCCGAGAGAACACTTACACAGATGTGTGTGAGAAAAAGGAATGTTCCGGTGTGTGTGTTCTTGACAACGGCCCCGCCTGTGTGTGCGCCGATGGCTCACTATCAGATGGGGTGTGTCCTAGTTTGAATCAGGCTGAG ACACCATTAATAAACGGTGAACGGCCACCGGCCAAAAAATCAAAGTGGTATTATTTGTTATACGTGCTGCTGACAACTGTATTGACAACCTCaatagtatttttaagttacaaGCTTTGCAAGTGTAGCAGGCCTCACTCTGACAATTACAGGCG AGTTAGATTTTGGAACCAATCGGATCCAGTAGCCGAAGTCGTGAGTTCTGTCGTCGAAGTTCCTACAGCTgg AGGCGTTAACCGTGAGTATGTGAACCCGTTACAATTTGTTAGAAATGCATGGAGTACTACATTCCATAGAGGTACATCTGTT gtgaCTGAGGCCCAAGTGATGGAGACACAACTGTGTATTTCTGATACTGAgtcagatattgatatgaATGAACATAAAACTTTACTACGCTTAAGATAA
- the LOC125050583 gene encoding putative vitellogenin receptor isoform X2, giving the protein MVLLIFFLCCLATSSAQFIDEFQDFNIECQGEGVFECRSGDCILQEQFCDGHYDCKDGSDENFCVNQDPDEKHCNETHQYLCGDGHKCIPNSRVCNSSPDCDDGSDEMNCSVIVISPNATCKGFSCDSNRCISKFWMCDGDYDCSDKTDEDIVTTCRHVLRPHKVNTGRDCYSDAFAFREKEFKCLDKSFCLPKDSMCDGIKDCKDGSDEGVFCQSWHTMCSNFSCNGRDCSPDRSGPYCDCGSPHFKYNYTTQTCESAKNCFDDIPWCSHYCHPSGDVFRCTCDEGYITDIASYLCYATGPEAMLLFSTRNDIRYIKLKSKEQRVLASGIKQGHGVSSDGTFVYWVEIAAGHQAIIRAQIENVAETKQVLLALGLEDPGDIAVDWLGGNFYFTDVRRGIIGVCKTDGSMCTVLKAQTKKPRFVTLDPRKGEMYWADWQDKAVILRSRMDGTKPDIIVDEMGKFGPTGMALDSPNDRLYFVDGVIKIVKLFDLKVYSLFEEPYHDPYTIVVFENTVFWSDWTSATIHSTDKLHSTVRKNLLMTLKEPVFDMHLYHPLLMPDKVNPCRHSGCSHICVPTSNVTFTCLCPEGMELFGKICKTSPDYHPQYLIVGGGSLFTRIQYDVLGNPETHATHFNIERVQAMAYDNFRGTLYVYDGHRKSINYIDLKDFSLGVTHLFVYNSLENVVDMGYDYVSDALYILDAGRGMIDVISLRTKERTLVYRFPSQEIPISFCILPDYGRLVVAVFESEVKKGINIDSMGLDGDDRKHIITKMIYGPNIRLQYSSELDVVYLADEYGVIDHFHPEGTGRERFREFTSTLESFAVTDTHVFWTDRETKRLYWADVHRAGYVIRRMELSLFPNNTLLHLQATYAPYSLNNTLLKHVCHQNKTPCSHICVQVSHPLPQDLEMGFKCLCPVGLVQVNNTCEEIALCKHNEHYCHRSNKCFASSKKCDGHKDCQFGEDEENCSSGTTTSNPLCRYDQKMCFAKCIGKNDVCEEKKEKAPPICSKTQSICDDSSMCIESSMLCDGYSDCPDGSDELPSVCDTLICKESEFRCSTGYCVPATWRCDRALDCIDGSDEINCTFNKTCPEGFHQCSDGSCIELEKRCDGNYDCFDASDEDKCDLPEVAVTEVTRPCRQLEFSCKRNNTTICLPLTARCNGKVDCAGGLDEAGCDFFCAPRGKYSCKQELVCVAKSQLCNGVNDCTDGSDETADACLKVNKTMPIKKIELPSHECGKLYKCKNGDCLDWKRVCNNRKDCEDGTDEGRNCTAHCENCPSICRHTPEGPICVCALGFSKVGDTCVDDDECRLDHCSHNCINTPGSFVCTCHPGYELRYDRRSCKSLNGDATLLYIQNNSIWLLISHHHFLEHSYGDKNITDFDFDKGLNKLYVAVPETGEIIEVNKNLTKPTTTAIGNIGRPTEISVDWATGNIYFVDEKPKGSVIRVCNFARKSCARLHNIPFKVTSLTVDSMNSIMFYCVNQGNSSQVQSASLAGKGVKNVTSVNNCTGLAMDGHLKILYILDNPGKLWKSTFEGHKTLVYNDEVTMIFAHSPTLFEDHIYFLNNSQVIRCFLFGHKTCQIFANINASSFAIRRENTYTDVCEKKECSGVCVLDNGPACVCADGSLSDGVCPSLNQAETPLINGERPPAKKSKWYYLLYVLLTTVLTTSIVFLSYKLCKCSRPHSDNYRRVRFWNQSDPVAEVVSSVVEVPTAGGVNREYVNPLQFVRNAWSTTFHRGTSVVTEAQVMETQLCISDTESDIDMNEHKTLLRLR; this is encoded by the exons atggTCCTCCTTATTTTCTTTCTCTGCTGTTTGGCTACTTCATCCGCTCAATTTATAGATGAGTTTCAAGATTTTAACATAGAATGTCAGGGTGAGGGTGTTTTTGAGTGCAGAAGTGGGGATTGTATACTTCAGGAGCAGTTTTGCGATGGTCATTACGACTGTAAGGATGGTAGTGATGAGAACTTTTGCG ttaACCAAGACCCTGATGAGAAGCACTGCAATGAAACACACCAATATCTTTGTGGTGACGGCCACAAATGTATCCCCAACTCTCGGGTTTGCAATTCGAGTCCAGATTGTGATGATGGCAGCGATGAAATGAACTGTAGCGTTATTGTCATATCTCCTAAT GCAACATGTAAGGGGTTTTCCTGTGACTCCAACCGCTGCATATCGAAGTTCTGGATGTGCGATGGCGACTATGACTGCTCGGATAAAACTGATGAAGATATAGTTACGACATGTC GCCACGTGTTGCGGCCTCACAAAGTAAACACAGGACGCGATTGCTATTCCGATGCTTTTGCATTCCGAGAAAAAGAATTTAAGTGCTTGGACAAATCTTTCTGTCTGCCCAAAGACAGCATGTGTGATGGTATTAAGGATTGTAAAGATGGCAGTGACGAAGGGGTATTCTGTCAGAGTT GGCATACGATGTGTTCCAATTTCTCATGCAACGGCAGAGACTGCTCTCCAGATCGTTCTGGTCCATACTGCGACTGCGGCAGCcctcattttaaatataactacaCGACACAAACCTGTGAAAGTGCGAAAAACTGTTTTGATGACATTCCGTGGTGCTCACATTACTGTCACCCGAGTGGTGATGTGTTTAGATGTACGTGCGACGAGGGATATATCACGGACATCGCGAGTTACCTTTGCTACGCCACCG gCCCTGAAGCTATGCTATTATTTAGCACACGCAATGATATCCGATACATTAAGCTGAAATCTAAAGAACAGCGGGTGTTGGCGTCAGGAATTAAACAG GGTCACGGAGTGTCATCGGACGGTACGTTCGTATACTGGGTAGAGATAGCGGCGGGTCATCAAGCTATCATCAGAGCACAAATTGAGAATGTTGCTGAAACGAAACAG GTGCTGTTGGCGTTAGGTCTAGAGGACCCAGGCGATATAGCGGTCGATTGGCTGGGAgggaatttttatttcacgGACGTACGGCGTGGCATCATCGGCGTGTGTAAAACCGACGGTTCTATGTGCACCGTTTTAAAAGCCCAAACGAAGAAACCTCGATTTGTCACCCTGGATCCTAGAAAGGG AGAAATGTACTGGGCCGATTGGCAAGACAAGGCGGTGATACTGAGGTCTCGCATGGATGGCACAAAGCCGGATATCATAGTGGACGAAATGGGGAAATTCGGTCCCACTGGGATGGCTTTGGACAGCCCTAATGATAGATTATATTTCGTCGATGGTGTTATTAAAATCGTTAAGCTGTTCGATCTTAAAGTATAC TCTCTCTTCGAAGAGCCATACCACGATCCGTACACTATAGTTGTGTTTGAGAACACTGTGTTCTGGAGCGACTGGACCTCGGCAACCATCCACAGCACTGACAAACTACACAGTACCGTCAGAAAAAATCTTCTTATGACATTAAAGGAACCCGTCTTTG ACATGCACTTATATCACCCGCTTCTGATGCCAGATAAAGTAAACCCGTGTAGGCACAGTGGCTGCTCGCACATTTGCGTACCGACATCCAATGTTACCTTCACTTGTCTATGCCCTGAGGGTATGGAACTCTTTGGAAAGATTTGCAAAA CCAGTCCCGATTATCACCCGCAATACCTAATAGTGGGCGGCGGATCTTTATTTACGCGCATTCAATATGATGTATTGGGAAACCCAGAGACACACGCGACCCATTTTAACATCGAACGCGTACAAGCTATGGCTTATGATAACTTTAGAG GTACCCTCTACGTGTACGATGGTCATAGGAAATCGATCAATTATATCGACTTGAAGGACTTTTCATTAGGCGTCACTCACCTGTTTGTCTACAATTCCTTAGAAAACGTTGTAGATATGGGATAtg attacgTTTCGGATGCCTTGTACATATTGGACGCTGGTCGCGGTATGATAGACGTCATCTCTCTCAGAACTAAAGAGAGGACTTTGGTGTATCGGTTCCCCAGTCAGGAAATACCTATTAGCTTTTGTATTTTACCGGATTACGG ACGCTTGGTAGTGGCTGTGTTTGAGAGCGAAGTGaaaaaaggaataaatatCGATAGTATGGGACTGGACGGAGATGATAGgaaacatattattacaaaaatgatATATG GTCCAAATATACGTCTGCAGTATTCGTCGGAGCTGGATGTCGTCTACTTAGCAGATGAATACGGTGTTATCGATCATTTTCACCCAGAAG GTACGGGAAGGGAACGATTCCGCGAATTTACTTCTACCCTCGAAAGTTTTGCCGTTACGGACACACATGTATTTTGGACAGACAGAGAAACAAAACGTTTGTACTGGGCAGATGTTCACAGGGCTGGCTATGTAATACGACGGATGGAATTAT ctttGTTTCCCAACAACACTTTGCTCCACCTACAAGCTACGTATGCCCCATATTCCCTCAACAACACCCTTTTAAAGCATGTCTGCCATCAAAACAAGACCCCGTGCTCCCATATTTGTGTCCAAGTCTCCCACCCCTTGCCCCAGGACCTCGAAATGGGATTTAAGTGCCTCTGCCCCGTGGGGCTGGTGCAGGTTAACAACACCTGCGAAGAAATAGCGCTTTGTAAGCATAATGAACATTATTGTCATAGAAGCAATAAATGTTTCGCATCGAGTAAGAAATGTGATGGTCACAAGGATTGTCAGTTTGGCGAGGATGAAGAAAATTGCTCat cAGGTACCACTACGAGCAATCCACTATGTCGATACGACCAGAAAATGTGTTTTGCTAAATGCATTGGTAAAAATGATGTTTGCGaggaaaagaaagaaaaag CCCCCCCTATCTGTAGTAAAACACAAAGTATATGCGATGATTCATCAATGTGCATCGAATCAAGCATGCTATGCGACGGCTATAGCGACTGCCCTGATGGTAGCGACGAGCTCCCATCCGTTTGCGACACTTTAATTTGTAAAGAATCCGAGTTTAG GTGTTCTACTGGATACTGCGTTCCAGCAACTTGGCGATGCGACAGAGCCTTGGACTGCATCGATGGCTCCGACGAAATTAATTGta CCTTTAACAAGACCTGCCCTGAAGGTTTCCACCAATGTAGCGACGGAAGTTGTATAGAGTTGGAGAAGCGATGCGACGGGAACTACGACTGCTTCGACGCATCCGATGAAGACAAATGCGATCTGCCTGAAGTAGCCGTTACG GAAGTCACCCGTCCTTGCCGTCAATTGGAATTTAGTTGTAAGCGAAACAACACAACGATTTGTTTGCCGCTTACTGCTCG GTGTAACGGCAAGGTGGATTGCGCTGGAGGCCTCGACGAAGCAGGGTGCGACTTCTTTTGTGCCCCGAGAGGGAAGTATTCATGCAAACAGGAGTTGGTGTGCGTCGCGAAGAGTCAGTTGTGCAATGGCGTAAATGATTGTACTGACGGATCCGACGAGACCGCCGACGCTTGTTTGAAAG TGAACAAAACAATgccgataaaaaaaattgagttacCTTCTCACGAATGCGGCAAGTTATACAAGTGCAAGAACGGAGATTGCCTGGACTGGAAAAGGGTGTGTAACAACAGGAAGGACTGTGAGGACGGCACCGATGAGGGTAGAAACTGCA CGGCCCACTGCGAGAATTGTCCAAGTATCTGCCGGCATACCCCAGAGGGTCCTATCTGTGTCTGTGCCCTCGGCTTCTCCAAGGTCGGAGACACCTGTGTCGATGATGACGAGTGTAGGCTCGACCACTGTTCGCATAACTGTATTAATACGCCTGGCTCGTTCGTCTGCACTTGTCATCCTGGATACGAGCTGAG ATACGATCGTCGCTCATGCAAATCGTTAAACGGCGATGCGACCTTACTGTACATTCAAAACAACTCAATCTGGCTGCTCATTTCGCACCATCACTTCCTCGAACACTCCTACGGGGACAAGAATATCACGGACTTCGATTTCGATAAGGG GCTGAATAAATTATACGTAGCCGTGCCTGAAACAGGAGAAATAATCGAAGTGAATAAAAACCTCACAAAACCTACGACCACTGCCATCGGGAATATCGGCAGACCCACAGAG aTCTCAGTGGACTGGGCTACCGGAAACATTTACTTTGTGGACGAGAAGCCAAAAGGAAGTGTCATAAGAGTTTGTAATTTTGCGAGAAAATCTTGTGCCAGGCTTCACAACATACCGTTTaag GTGACGTCGCTGACAGTAGACTCAATGAACTCTATTATGTTCTACTGTGTGAACCAGGGTAACAGTAGCCAAGTCCAATCGGCATCTCTGGCCGGCAAGGGCGTCAAAAACGTGACGTCGGTTAACAACTGTACAGGGTTGGCCATGGATGgccatttaaaaattttatatattttagacaaCCCTGGTAAATTATGGAAGAGTACCTTTGAAGGACATAA GACCCTGGTATACAATGACGAAGTAACCATGATCTTCGCCCACAGCCCTACACTATTCGAAGACCACATTTATTTCCTAAATAATAGCCAAGTGATCCGTTGTTTCCTATTCGGTCATAAAACGTGTCAAATATTTGCGAATATAAACGCCTCGAGCTTCGCGATTCGCCGAGAGAACACTTACACAGATGTGTGTGAGAAAAAGGAATGTTCCGGTGTGTGTGTTCTTGACAACGGCCCCGCCTGTGTGTGCGCCGATGGCTCACTATCAGATGGGGTGTGTCCTAGTTTGAATCAGGCTGAG ACACCATTAATAAACGGTGAACGGCCACCGGCCAAAAAATCAAAGTGGTATTATTTGTTATACGTGCTGCTGACAACTGTATTGACAACCTCaatagtatttttaagttacaaGCTTTGCAAGTGTAGCAGGCCTCACTCTGACAATTACAGGCG AGTTAGATTTTGGAACCAATCGGATCCAGTAGCCGAAGTCGTGAGTTCTGTCGTCGAAGTTCCTACAGCTgg AGGCGTTAACCGTGAGTATGTGAACCCGTTACAATTTGTTAGAAATGCATGGAGTACTACATTCCATAGAGGTACATCTGTT gtgaCTGAGGCCCAAGTGATGGAGACACAACTGTGTATTTCTGATACTGAgtcagatattgatatgaATGAACATAAAACTTTACTACGCTTAAGATAA